From a region of the Poecilia reticulata strain Guanapo unplaced genomic scaffold, Guppy_female_1.0+MT scaffold_265, whole genome shotgun sequence genome:
- the LOC103460619 gene encoding transcriptional regulator Myc-like: protein MREVRLDAVIQTESRAEENINNNNNNNSDNNNNHPVIDRIRRSANFPLKILTFFFRNFEYFCSEAAMMAAMLATPPAPYDFDSMQPCFFLGGDDEDVFPSQLLPGPGEDIWKKFELLPTPPMSPSRTPPRSDLPLSAADHLAALSDLLDEELRPSAALQSFIIQDCMWSSSFAAAAKLERAVTERLECLRARQNPTGTSGLAAGSGAREETGYLQDLQGAAAACIDPSEVLPFTPTGQNQNLNLNQDLNHDSGVAMEVGSELSLETPPLSSSSESEEEEEDGEEEEIDVVTVDRRRTSHRSPLVLKRSLISIQQHNYAAPQPAGKRPKPTESPAMSPLATAKQRSGGRRCWSPRSDDEDEDRRRTHNVLERQRRSELRLSLLALREQVPALAANPKAAKVSVLQGATAFIREAQADERRLLKKKDELTKRSRELQRRLERLRTLHSPLNDV, encoded by the exons ATGCGTGAAGTTCGGCTGGATGCGGTGATTCAGACTGAGAGCAGAGCGGaggaaaacatcaacaacaacaacaacaacaacagcgaTAATAACAACAATCATCCAGTTATTGATCGGATCCGTCGCTCAGCAAACTTTCCTCTcaagattttaacttttttcttcagaaacttTGAATATTTCTGTTCAGAG GCGGCCATGATGGCGGCCatgttggccacgcccccagcGCCCTACGACTTCGACTCCATGCAGCCGTGTTTCTTCCTGGGTGGAGACGATGAGGACGTCTTCCCCAGCCAGCTCCTGCCTGGTCCCGGCGAGGACATCTGGAAGAAGTTTGAGCTCCTGCCGACCCCCCCGATGTCCCCCAGCCGGACCCCGCCCCGTTCGGACCTGCCGCTGTCCGCCGCCGACCACCTGGCGGCGCTGTCGGACCTGCTGGACGAGGAGCTCCGCCCCTCCGCCGCGCTGCAGTCCTTCATCATCCAGGACTGCATGTGGAGCAGCAGCTTCGCCGCAGCCGCCAAGCTGGAGCGGGCCGTGACCGAGCGGCTGGAGTGCCTCCGGGCCCGGCAGAACCCGACCGGCACCAGCGGGCTGGCGGCTGGTTCTGGTGCCCGGGAAGAGACCGGGTACCTGCAGGACCTGCAGGGTGCAGCAGCGGCGTGCATCGACCCCTCTGAGGTGCTCCCCTTCACGCCAAcgggccagaaccagaacctgaacctgaaccagGACCTGAACCACGACAGTGGAGTGGCGATGGAGGTCGGGTCAGAGTTGAGTCTGGAGACGCCGccgctcagcagcagcagcgaatCAG aggaggaagaggaggatggtGAGGAAGAAGAGATCGACGTGGTGACGGTGGACAGACGGAGGACGTCCCATCGGTCCCCTCTGGTCCTCAAACGCTCCCTCATCAGCATCCAGCAGCACAACTACGCCGCCCCGCAGCCTGCTGGGAAACGGCCCAAGCCGACAGAGAGCCCGGCGATGTCGCCGTTGGCGACGGCGAAGCAGAGGAGCGGCGGCCGGCGCTGCTGGAGTCCGCGGTCGGACGACGAGGACGAGGACCGACGCAGGACTCACAACGTGCTGGAGCGGCAGCGGCGCAGCGAGCTGCGGCTCAGCCTGCTGGCGCTCAGGGAGCAGGTCCCGGCGCTGGCCGCCAACCCCAAGGCGGCCAAGGTGTCCGTCCTGCAGGGGGCGACGGCGTTCATCCGGGAGGCGCAGGCGGACGAGCGCAGGCTGCTGAAGAAGAAGGACGAGCTGACGAAGAGGAGCCGGGAGCTGCAGCGGCGCCTGGAGCGGCTTCGGACGCTACATTCACCGCTAAACGACGTTTAG
- the LOC103460618 gene encoding zinc finger and SCAN domain-containing protein 2-like, producing the protein MSSFQHLRDFIRERLTAAAEEIFIQVEKTIVRYEEDIKLLESCWKPQIKLTRIDDPKQQVCRTEEVLNQEEPEPEDDKLSDAEHVLSEEDKENQEGPLMSEGLEGLEPNHREPEPEPPHQESGPEEPRLQAVEICSGQQLPPDCDAFMKPLSDEECELEPDMDQNLPGSDQDRFKSDPHQIKEDLEQQLQGTKKQKRLPAKSNKSQRKVRKKENVVFCATCGKRYYYVKSLVTHMRTHVKLYSCETCGNKFSSAEALSRHMGEHSLDQLHSCETCGERFYQESALLTHIRDHSDETPDPCEVCGKRCLTGKALLVHMRSHGAEKSY; encoded by the exons ATGTCTTCATTTCAGCATCTGAGGGATTTTATCAGAGAGAGACTAACTGCTGCTGCGGAGGAAATCTTCATTCAGGTGGAAAAAACCATCGTCCGCTACGAGGAGGACATTAAACTGCTGGAAAGCTGCTGGAAACCGCAGATAAAACTCACCAGGATCG ACGACCCAAAGCAGCAGGTCTGCAGGACGGAGGAGGTTCTgaaccaggaggaaccagaaccagaagacgaCAAACTCTCTGACGCAGAACATGTCCTGTCTGAAGAGGACAAGGAAAACCAAGAAGGTCCACTGATGAGCGAAGGTCTGGAGGGTCTGGAGCCAAACCACagggaaccagaaccagaaccgcccCATCAGGAGAGCGGGCCTGAAGAACCGCGGCTGCAGGCGGTGGAGATCTGCAGCGGTCAGCAGCTGCCACCGGACTGCGACGCCTTCATGAAACCTCTGTCAGATGAAGAGTGTGAGCTGGAACCAGACATGGATCAGAACCTCCCTGGTTCTGACCAGGACCGTTTTAAATCGGATCCTCATCAGATCAAAGAGGATCTAGAACAACAACTTcagggaacaaaaaaacaaaaacgtcttCCAGCAAAGTCCAACAAATCTCAAAGGAaagtcagaaagaaagaaaatgtggttTTTTGTGCTACATGTGGGAAAAGgtattattatgtaaaatctctAGTGACGCACATGAGAACCCACGTAAAGCTGTACTCATGTGAAACCTGCGGGAACAAGTTTAGTTCTGCAGAGGCCCTGAGCCGCCACATGGGGGAGCACAGCCTGGACCAGCTCCACTCCTGTGAAACATGCGGGGAACGGTTCTATCAGGAATCTGCTCTACTGACGCACATAAGAGACCACAGCGATGAGACACCCGACCCATGTGAAGTATGTGGGAAAAGGTGCTTGACTGGGAAAGCTCTGCTGGTCCACATGAGAAGCCACGGTGCTGAGAAGTCCTACTAA
- the LOC103460625 gene encoding uncharacterized protein LOC103460625, which yields MVQXAASSSLGAAGADGSSGSSALISQLVLVWPQLHQSHFSPGSPEETPLHTMLFLPAAALCWLGSALAAMATHLVQDDLTLTRRSGQSVSISCGGIDQCGSNYIYWYQKKETETFKPILRFDTSNSNIYKGYNHPQQDDFSAENIQNSCSLKINKVKLDHSASYYCGCWKSGPHSEKFSLFCLFLPCPGRTVVPPKVSVCPVKTESHVEGNTALMCLASAMYPPLVQISWKRQKGSSQEESAPAEEKQQEISGSRSSAXIRLVRNETLYSYEYICEVQHEGGKVTNQTRLLEPAEPPAPTGSGAATDRPAAPAPPAAAASVRPQLPVRLPVRLPGSFQPGCRVKLLCLLYSVLIVKSLVFCCGLSQLMVLRTKGPAPS from the exons ATGGTCCAA NCAgcagcttcctcctctctgGGGGCTGCAGGGGCTGATGGGAGCTCTGGTTCCTCTGCTCTGATCTCTCAGCTCGTCCTTGTTTGGCCTCAGCTGCATCAGAGCCACTTCTCCCCAGGTTCACCAGAGGAAACTCCACTGCACACAATGCTTTTCCTcccagctgctgctctgtgctGGCTGGGTTCAG CGCTGGCTGCCATGGCAACACACCTGGTTCAGGACGACCTGACTCTGACCAGGAGGTCCGGGCAGAGCGTCTCCATCAGCTGTGGAGGAATTGATCAGTGTGGTAGTAATTACATCTACTGGTaccagaagaaagaaacagaaactttcaaaCCGATACTTCGATTTGATACAAGTAATTCCAACATATACAAAGGCTACAATCATCCTCAGCAAGATGATTTCTCAGCTGAAAATATCCAGAACAGTTGTTCATTGAAGATCAATAAAGTGAAACTGGATCATTCAGCCTCCTACTACTGCGGCTGCTGGAAGTCTGGTCCCCACAGTGAGAAAT tttctctgttctgcttGTTTCTGCCGTGTCCAGGTAGAACAGTGGTTCCGCCCAAGGTGTCTGTGTGTCCGgtgaaaacagaaagtcatgTGGAGGGAAACACGGCTCTGATGTGTCTGGCCTCAGCCATGTATCCTCCTCTGGTCCAGATCTCCTGGAAAAGACAGAAGGGCAGCAGCCAGGAGGAGTCGGCTCCGGCTgaggagaaacagcaggagATCAGCGGGTCGAGAAGTTCTGCCRTCATCAGGCTGGTTAGAAACGAGACGCTCTACAGTTATGAATACATCTGTGAAGTTCAGCATGAGGGCGGCAAGGTGACGAACCAAACACGGCTCCTAG aacctgcagaacctCCAGCTCCAACCGGGTCTGGAGCAGCAACTGATCGGCCAGCAGCTCCTGCgccgccagcagcagcagcgtctgTCCGTCCTCAGCTCCCAGTGAGGCTCCCAGTGAGGCTCCCAGGGTCCTTCCAGCCTGGCTGCAGGGTGAAGCTGCTCTGCCTGCTCTACTCGGTGCTGATAGTGAAGAGTCTGGTGTTCTGCTGTGGACTCTCTCAGCTGATGGTCCTCAGGACCAAGGGACCGGCCCCCAGCTGA